In one window of Candidatus Omnitrophota bacterium DNA:
- a CDS encoding SDR family oxidoreductase produces MTINKTDGVVELKYSEEEVQACVEMLESLVKNSEQLAYLPQEMKIALLAASGKLSRPDRIELRKRRRDMRRVKHSRVENLERKARASTGIRSARQAAVFTAPLRISTDSPDFRHEPAELQTPRNCYVCKDEFTKLHFFYDAMCPKCADFNYQKRFQTAPLHGRVALITGSRLKIGYQATLMMLRAGARVIATTRFPVDSALRYAKEKDFGEWGGRLHIYGLDLRHTPSVELFCNYFEQTYDRLDILINNAAQTVRRPPGFYAHLMASENRSYEDLPEDVQKLLRPFEECKKRLMSHVRPQIAGEAILPAVSWDGKSPGIGLRASAQLSQVPYSYDHTLAPEKVFPVGKLDADLQQVDLRATNSWRLRLGEVPTAELFEIQLVNAIAPFVMCNKLSTVMKRDNTGQKHIVNVSAMEGKFQRYIKTDRHPHTNMAKAALNMLTHTSASDLADYGIFMNSVDTGWVTDEDPAALSARKQEVHDFQPPLDIVDGAARVCDPFFSGILTGEHWSGRFLKDYFPISW; encoded by the coding sequence ATGACAATCAATAAAACAGACGGGGTCGTCGAGCTGAAGTATTCCGAGGAAGAGGTCCAGGCGTGCGTTGAGATGCTGGAAAGCCTGGTGAAGAACAGCGAACAGCTGGCCTATCTTCCCCAGGAGATGAAGATCGCTCTCCTCGCCGCCTCCGGAAAACTGTCCCGCCCGGACCGCATTGAACTGCGCAAACGCCGGAGGGATATGCGCCGGGTCAAGCACAGCCGGGTCGAGAACCTGGAGCGGAAGGCCCGCGCCTCGACCGGCATTCGCAGCGCGCGCCAGGCCGCGGTCTTCACCGCGCCCCTCCGTATCTCGACGGACAGCCCGGATTTCAGGCACGAGCCGGCCGAGCTCCAGACCCCCCGCAATTGCTACGTCTGCAAGGACGAATTCACCAAACTGCATTTCTTCTACGACGCGATGTGCCCGAAGTGCGCGGATTTCAATTACCAGAAACGGTTTCAGACCGCGCCTTTGCACGGCCGGGTCGCGCTGATCACAGGGTCGCGCTTGAAGATCGGATACCAGGCGACACTGATGATGTTGCGCGCCGGGGCGCGGGTGATCGCGACCACGCGGTTCCCGGTGGATTCGGCCCTGCGTTACGCCAAGGAAAAAGATTTCGGGGAGTGGGGCGGCCGTCTGCACATTTACGGCCTGGACCTGCGGCACACGCCCAGTGTCGAGCTGTTTTGCAATTATTTTGAGCAGACTTACGACCGGCTGGACATCCTGATCAACAACGCGGCCCAGACCGTCCGTCGTCCGCCGGGATTTTACGCGCATTTGATGGCGAGCGAGAACCGTTCCTATGAAGACCTGCCGGAAGACGTTCAGAAATTACTGCGGCCTTTTGAGGAATGTAAAAAGCGGCTGATGTCCCACGTGCGGCCACAGATCGCGGGGGAGGCCATCCTCCCGGCGGTGTCCTGGGACGGGAAATCGCCGGGGATCGGGCTGCGGGCCTCCGCGCAGTTGTCGCAGGTCCCGTATTCTTACGACCACACCCTGGCGCCGGAAAAGGTCTTTCCTGTCGGAAAGCTGGACGCGGACCTTCAGCAGGTGGATCTGCGCGCGACCAACAGCTGGCGCCTGCGGCTGGGTGAAGTCCCGACAGCCGAGCTGTTCGAGATCCAGCTGGTCAACGCCATCGCCCCGTTTGTGATGTGCAACAAATTGTCCACGGTCATGAAACGCGATAACACCGGGCAGAAGCACATCGTGAACGTGTCGGCGATGGAGGGGAAGTTTCAGCGCTACATCAAAACCGACCGGCACCCGCACACGAACATGGCCAAGGCCGCGCTGAACATGCTGACACACACCTCGGCGAGCGACCTGGCGGATTACGGGATCTTTATGAACTCGGTGGACACGGGCTGGGTGACGGACGAAGATCCGGCCGCCCTGTCCGCGCGCAAACAGGAAGTGCATGACTTTCAGCCGCCGCTGGACATCGTGGACGGCGCCGCACGCGTGTGCGACCCGTTCTTCAGCGGGATCCTGACGGGCGAGCACTGGTCCGGCCGGTTCCTGAAGGATTATTTTCCCATCAGCTGGTGA
- a CDS encoding type II toxin-antitoxin system RelE/ParE family toxin translates to MAKYKIEVKKSAAKEIASLPSQVIPKILAKIGSLSDDPHPVDCVKLSGDEMYRIRCGDYRILYSIENDILVVYVVKVGHRRDVYRQK, encoded by the coding sequence ATGGCAAAATATAAAATTGAGGTCAAGAAATCAGCGGCCAAAGAAATCGCAAGTCTCCCGTCGCAGGTTATCCCCAAAATTTTGGCTAAGATCGGCTCTCTCTCGGATGATCCCCATCCCGTTGACTGCGTGAAGTTGTCCGGTGATGAGATGTATCGCATCCGCTGTGGGGATTATCGGATTTTATATTCCATTGAGAATGATATCCTCGTGGTCTATGTCGTGAAAGTCGGCCACCGCAGGGATGTTTACAGGCAAAAGTAA
- a CDS encoding CopG family transcriptional regulator, translated as MIKPAKRATVYLDSDLHRVLKLKAAETSRSVSDLVNEAVRHELSEDQEDLQAFADRVNEPTVSYEQLLKDLKRDGKI; from the coding sequence ATGATCAAACCAGCCAAACGCGCCACAGTGTATCTGGATTCGGATTTGCACAGAGTATTGAAGCTCAAAGCCGCGGAAACGTCCCGATCCGTTTCCGACCTGGTCAATGAAGCTGTTCGCCACGAATTGAGCGAAGATCAGGAAGATTTGCAGGCTTTTGCCGACCGCGTCAATGAACCGACAGTCTCTTACGAGCAATTGCTCAAGGATTTGAAGCGGGATGGCAAAATATAA
- a CDS encoding CsgG/HfaB family protein — MNKNVFAVLAALVLGLGGAATDSCADALKKTVAVFEFKNDSGYSSIGNLGQDFSTQLSDSLVQSGKFIVLTRKDLDVVMAEQDLAASDRMAKSSAAQTGKIVPAQILIKGQITEFEENTSGGGQGLSVKGVSLGMKKSSAHMAVIIQLIDSTTGEILESKRVEGEASGGGLSVGFSGTIDVNSSSFKKTPLGKAVQITIDQAVDYIATKLSSLAWKGKVVTVKDGLVFVNSGKTAGIQSGDTFSVYKEGEALVDPDTGMNLGSERTKVADIKISDVQDKFSKAQIVSGKAEEIGKGDIVEK, encoded by the coding sequence ATGAATAAGAACGTGTTTGCGGTTTTGGCGGCCCTGGTGTTGGGGCTGGGGGGAGCGGCGACGGATTCTTGCGCGGACGCGCTCAAGAAAACGGTCGCGGTCTTTGAATTCAAGAATGATTCCGGCTATTCAAGCATCGGAAATCTGGGGCAGGATTTCTCGACGCAGTTGTCGGATTCCCTGGTGCAGAGCGGGAAGTTCATCGTTTTGACCCGCAAGGACCTGGATGTGGTGATGGCGGAGCAGGACCTGGCCGCAAGCGACCGCATGGCCAAGTCCAGCGCCGCGCAGACGGGCAAGATCGTCCCGGCCCAGATTCTGATCAAGGGGCAGATCACGGAATTTGAAGAGAACACATCCGGCGGCGGGCAGGGTTTGTCGGTCAAGGGGGTTTCCCTGGGGATGAAGAAATCGTCCGCGCACATGGCGGTCATCATTCAGTTGATCGACTCCACTACGGGAGAGATCCTCGAATCCAAGCGCGTCGAGGGCGAGGCCTCGGGCGGCGGGCTGAGCGTGGGCTTCAGCGGGACGATCGACGTCAATTCGTCCAGTTTCAAGAAAACGCCGTTAGGCAAGGCCGTGCAGATCACGATCGACCAGGCGGTGGATTACATCGCCACGAAATTGTCGTCCCTGGCGTGGAAGGGCAAGGTCGTGACCGTGAAGGACGGGCTGGTGTTCGTCAATTCCGGCAAGACCGCCGGGATCCAGTCCGGCGACACGTTTTCCGTTTACAAGGAAGGCGAGGCCCTGGTGGACCCGGACACGGGCATGAACCTGGGCAGTGAAAGGACGAAGGTCGCGGACATCAAGATCAGCGACGTCCAGGATAAATTCTCCAAGGCCCAGATCGTCAGCGGCAAGGCCGAAGAGATCGGCAAGGGCGACATTGTCGAGAAATAA
- a CDS encoding bifunctional aldolase/short-chain dehydrogenase: protein MNNLWNDQEAAGFKSDPLKLRVYTSRLLGREPDLVLHGGGNTSVKVRETNAFGEEEELLYVKGSGWDLASIEAGGFAPVKMDALLKMARLKELSDAKMVSLQRAAMTDPSAPNPSVEAILHAIIPFQFVDHTHADAVVAVSNTPDGEKRIREIYGPNVLVVPYVMPGFILARKVFEMTRDLDWARAEGMVLLHHGIFTFDNDAKASYEKMIRLVSKAEDYLKTHSAVVAVSANARAKEDLPELARLRRAVARKRGTAVLASQIARPDHVQFSNLPHMEKIAARGCLTPDHIIRTKRVPMIIKDDPLKAVESFAGEYQKYFDRNHKPGQVCLDPAPRWAVAPERGSFIFGADVKELRVISDITDHTIRAVQQAEMLGEWKALPEKDLFEMEYWELEQAKLKKAQSPPLFQGKVVMVTGAASGIGKACVEEFARLCAAVSAVDMDPKISSLFKKDTVLGIAADLTDPAQVKAAVEETVRNFGGLDIVVSNAGIFPPSETIAGMKPETWEKSLRVNLTSHQYLLTEAVPYLKEGLEPAVIVVGSKNVPAPGPGVSAYSVAKAGLTQLARVAALELAASGIRVNIVHPNQVFDTAIWTPEVLEKRAKHYGTTVEEYKKSNLLKTEITSFDVARLVCVMAGPVFAKTTGAQIPIDGGNDRVI from the coding sequence ATGAACAACCTTTGGAATGACCAGGAAGCTGCCGGATTCAAGAGCGACCCGCTGAAACTGCGCGTGTACACCTCGCGGTTGCTGGGGCGTGAGCCCGATCTGGTGCTGCACGGCGGAGGGAACACCTCGGTCAAGGTGAGGGAGACCAACGCCTTCGGCGAGGAGGAAGAGCTTCTCTACGTGAAGGGCAGCGGCTGGGACCTGGCCTCGATCGAGGCCGGGGGATTCGCGCCGGTGAAGATGGACGCGCTGTTGAAAATGGCGCGGCTCAAGGAATTGTCCGACGCGAAAATGGTGAGCCTGCAGAGGGCGGCCATGACCGATCCTTCGGCGCCCAACCCGTCGGTGGAGGCGATCCTGCACGCGATCATTCCGTTTCAATTTGTGGACCACACCCACGCGGACGCCGTTGTCGCGGTGTCCAACACCCCTGACGGCGAGAAGCGGATCCGCGAGATCTACGGCCCGAATGTCCTGGTGGTGCCCTACGTGATGCCGGGTTTCATTCTGGCCCGGAAAGTTTTTGAGATGACGCGGGACCTGGACTGGGCCAGGGCCGAGGGGATGGTGCTTCTTCATCACGGGATTTTCACTTTTGATAACGACGCGAAGGCCAGCTACGAGAAAATGATCCGGCTGGTGAGCAAGGCCGAGGATTATTTGAAGACGCACAGCGCGGTTGTTGCCGTTTCCGCCAACGCGCGGGCGAAAGAGGATCTGCCGGAACTCGCCCGATTGCGCCGCGCGGTTGCGAGGAAACGGGGCACGGCTGTGCTGGCAAGTCAGATCGCGCGTCCGGACCATGTTCAGTTTTCCAATTTGCCGCATATGGAAAAGATCGCGGCCCGCGGCTGTCTGACCCCCGACCACATCATCCGCACCAAGCGCGTTCCCATGATCATTAAAGACGATCCGTTGAAAGCCGTTGAATCCTTTGCCGGGGAATACCAAAAATATTTCGACAGGAACCACAAGCCCGGACAGGTGTGCCTGGACCCGGCCCCGCGCTGGGCGGTGGCCCCGGAACGCGGCTCGTTCATCTTCGGCGCCGATGTGAAAGAACTGCGGGTCATCAGCGACATCACGGACCACACCATCCGCGCCGTTCAGCAGGCGGAAATGCTGGGCGAATGGAAGGCCCTGCCGGAAAAAGATCTGTTTGAAATGGAATACTGGGAGCTGGAGCAGGCCAAGCTGAAAAAGGCGCAGTCCCCGCCGTTGTTCCAGGGCAAGGTCGTGATGGTGACGGGCGCGGCCAGCGGCATCGGCAAGGCGTGCGTGGAAGAATTCGCGCGGCTATGCGCGGCTGTGTCCGCGGTGGACATGGACCCGAAGATTTCCTCGCTGTTCAAGAAGGACACGGTCCTCGGGATCGCGGCGGATTTGACGGACCCGGCCCAGGTCAAGGCGGCGGTTGAAGAGACCGTGCGGAATTTCGGCGGGCTGGACATCGTGGTGAGCAACGCCGGGATTTTTCCGCCGAGCGAGACCATTGCCGGGATGAAGCCGGAGACTTGGGAGAAAAGTCTGCGGGTGAACCTGACCAGCCACCAGTACCTGTTGACGGAAGCGGTGCCGTATTTGAAGGAAGGGCTCGAGCCGGCGGTGATTGTGGTGGGATCGAAGAACGTGCCCGCTCCCGGCCCCGGCGTGTCCGCGTATTCGGTGGCCAAGGCGGGGTTGACGCAGTTGGCGCGGGTGGCGGCGCTGGAATTGGCGGCTTCGGGCATCCGGGTGAACATTGTCCATCCGAACCAGGTGTTCGACACCGCGATCTGGACCCCGGAAGTATTAGAGAAGCGCGCCAAACATTACGGGACAACCGTTGAAGAATACAAGAAAAGCAATTTGCTGAAGACCGAGATCACGTCGTTCGATGTGGCGCGGCTGGTTTGCGTGATGGCCGGCCCGGTATTCGCCAAAACCACCGGAGCCCAGATTCCGATTGACGGCGGGAACGACCGGGTGATATAA
- a CDS encoding phage holin family protein produces MKAFFTKWAVHTAALLLVVWIVPGISAAGWDSLIMASLVLGLLNTFIRPVILALTLPLQVFSLGLATLALNALLFLLAAELVMGFFVAGFGSAFWGALLFSIISSVTNLFVQPAGEFRFYSRRQQGPAPKDDGVIDIEATPKENDNPRLDKTP; encoded by the coding sequence ATGAAGGCATTTTTCACAAAATGGGCGGTGCACACGGCGGCGCTGCTATTGGTGGTCTGGATCGTCCCGGGGATCAGCGCCGCGGGATGGGACAGTCTCATCATGGCCTCACTGGTCCTGGGCCTGCTGAACACGTTTATCCGCCCCGTGATCCTGGCCCTCACACTGCCGTTGCAGGTCTTCAGTCTGGGGCTGGCGACGCTGGCGCTCAACGCCCTTTTGTTCCTGCTGGCCGCGGAGTTGGTGATGGGCTTTTTCGTGGCCGGGTTCGGCAGCGCGTTCTGGGGGGCGCTGTTGTTCAGCATCATCAGCTCTGTGACAAATCTTTTTGTTCAGCCGGCAGGCGAATTCCGCTTTTATTCCCGCCGGCAACAGGGCCCTGCCCCGAAGGATGACGGCGTCATCGACATCGAAGCCACCCCCAAAGAGAATGACAATCCCAGATTAGACAAAACTCCCTGA
- a CDS encoding Smr/MutS family protein → MAKLKLDLHDIFNKGNSIEEELGRVIQDAVRKRIALVEIIPGKGSGQLKKHVLRFLQRPEIKKLYHRVEKDDKNFGRVFVHFRF, encoded by the coding sequence ATGGCCAAGCTCAAATTAGATTTGCACGATATTTTCAACAAAGGCAATTCCATTGAAGAGGAATTGGGCCGCGTGATCCAGGACGCGGTGCGCAAGCGGATCGCCCTTGTGGAGATCATCCCCGGCAAGGGAAGCGGGCAGTTGAAGAAACACGTTCTGCGGTTCCTGCAGAGGCCGGAGATCAAAAAGCTGTACCACCGGGTTGAGAAGGACGACAAAAATTTTGGCAGAGTGTTCGTACATTTCCGATTTTAA
- a CDS encoding YwiC-like family protein, whose amino-acid sequence MPEMPGQWKAVAVPKEHGAWVMIAEAVLVGLGLALSWEGIVLGAVAVLAFFLTHPLKIFVRDLLDNRSFPRTMLAMKVAAVYAALMIVGFAAVLMNNPYPFWMPLVFAGIFYSLQIYFAVGRNEKTLAAEIMGGLATGSVAAAITIAGGFSLPAAFAVWAALMVRGATSIVYVRHRLRKSRDEKYSLRNVTLAHAGGLLALVGLQAMYGLPIIIILSFLVLFARAVYYLEVCSSFHRPQVVGIQEIIFGLFNSVMIVLSFR is encoded by the coding sequence ATGCCTGAAATGCCCGGACAATGGAAAGCCGTCGCCGTCCCAAAGGAGCACGGGGCGTGGGTGATGATCGCGGAGGCGGTGCTGGTTGGGCTGGGGCTGGCCCTGTCCTGGGAAGGGATTGTGCTGGGGGCCGTGGCAGTGCTGGCGTTTTTTCTGACGCATCCGTTGAAAATTTTTGTGCGGGACCTGCTGGACAACCGGTCGTTCCCGCGCACGATGCTGGCGATGAAGGTGGCGGCCGTTTACGCCGCGCTCATGATCGTCGGGTTCGCGGCCGTGCTGATGAACAATCCGTATCCGTTCTGGATGCCGCTGGTTTTCGCCGGGATTTTTTATTCGCTGCAAATTTATTTCGCGGTCGGGCGGAATGAAAAGACTTTGGCCGCCGAGATCATGGGCGGGCTTGCCACCGGCTCGGTGGCGGCCGCGATCACGATCGCGGGCGGGTTTTCTCTTCCGGCGGCGTTCGCAGTCTGGGCCGCGCTCATGGTGCGCGGCGCGACGAGCATCGTTTATGTCCGCCACCGCCTGCGCAAGTCCCGGGACGAAAAATATTCTTTGCGCAATGTCACGCTGGCGCACGCGGGCGGCCTGCTGGCGCTGGTCGGACTGCAGGCGATGTACGGACTGCCAATAATAATTATTCTATCGTTTCTTGTATTGTTCGCCCGCGCGGTGTATTATTTAGAAGTATGCTCCAGCTTTCATCGTCCTCAGGTTGTCGGCATTCAGGAAATTATCTTCGGGCTGTTCAACAGCGTGATGATCGTTTTGAGTTTCCGATAG
- a CDS encoding glycosyltransferase family 87 protein — MNDSYRKFCLLVIISMVAAQFLLMKGADLMPQYKREYQTFRFPPSRKDFHINYHASRALMSGGDIYFVHKEKDCPNREWYNSPFLAYAFAPFSLLPEIPAYMLWITLLLAVTVFSYWLFSRFFENKPLFWAVTLVITAFSYPLKFAQERGTVDHLIYLLVVLMFFSYAVKRRAWVTGVLLSAATLMKLYPGIFILYFAVKREWKVLTWSLVSFAGLVLLTGWGGTYGTFIQKMTGVVTHGTQIWTGNHSLVSCLNLTVGAGVMQGIIPKSFEEKSFLALVCALILTVLYWWAIKALLRARVRTTRVIALEFSLLLSLATVTSPTSHDYNLVLLMFATMALMYHYQELWRRRPWSWKDVPGIVVFIVSTALLYTAPVLDIAALLNGAHNGKELRFYFLENDFWPVMGYFFLLYAILVNEQRPEDVRPASEGEKPNA, encoded by the coding sequence ATGAACGACTCTTACCGGAAATTCTGTCTTCTCGTGATCATCAGCATGGTTGCCGCGCAGTTCCTGCTGATGAAAGGCGCGGATCTCATGCCGCAGTACAAGCGTGAATATCAGACGTTTCGTTTCCCTCCGTCCCGCAAGGATTTTCATATCAATTACCACGCCTCCCGCGCCCTCATGTCCGGCGGGGACATCTACTTTGTCCACAAGGAGAAGGATTGCCCCAACCGGGAGTGGTACAACAGCCCCTTTCTGGCTTACGCCTTTGCGCCTTTCAGTCTGCTCCCGGAGATCCCCGCGTATATGCTGTGGATCACCCTCTTGTTGGCTGTCACGGTGTTCAGCTATTGGCTTTTTTCCCGGTTCTTTGAAAATAAGCCCCTGTTCTGGGCGGTCACGCTGGTGATCACGGCGTTCTCTTACCCTTTGAAATTCGCCCAGGAGCGGGGGACCGTGGACCACCTGATCTATCTTTTGGTGGTCCTGATGTTCTTTTCTTACGCGGTGAAACGGCGCGCGTGGGTGACGGGGGTGCTGTTGAGCGCGGCGACGCTGATGAAACTTTACCCCGGGATATTCATCCTTTATTTCGCTGTCAAACGGGAATGGAAGGTCCTGACGTGGTCGTTGGTTTCATTCGCGGGGCTTGTGCTCCTGACGGGATGGGGCGGCACTTACGGTACGTTCATTCAGAAAATGACGGGGGTGGTGACCCATGGCACGCAGATCTGGACAGGGAACCATTCTTTGGTCAGTTGCCTTAACCTGACCGTCGGGGCAGGGGTCATGCAGGGCATCATTCCGAAATCTTTCGAGGAAAAAAGTTTTTTGGCTTTAGTCTGTGCGCTGATCCTGACGGTTTTATACTGGTGGGCGATCAAGGCCCTGTTAAGGGCCCGGGTCCGGACAACCCGCGTGATCGCCTTGGAATTTTCCCTGTTGTTGTCGCTGGCCACGGTCACCAGCCCCACGTCGCACGATTACAACCTGGTCCTGTTGATGTTCGCGACCATGGCATTGATGTATCATTACCAGGAGTTATGGCGCCGGCGGCCGTGGTCGTGGAAAGACGTTCCCGGCATCGTTGTTTTTATCGTTTCGACGGCTTTGCTTTATACGGCCCCTGTCCTGGATATTGCCGCGCTGCTCAACGGCGCTCATAACGGGAAGGAACTGCGGTTTTATTTTCTGGAAAACGATTTTTGGCCGGTGATGGGGTATTTCTTTTTACTGTATGCCATCCTGGTCAACGAACAGCGGCCGGAGGATGTTCGCCCGGCGTCTGAGGGGGAAAAGCCCAATGCCTGA
- a CDS encoding MarC family protein, with the protein MNWTALIESTLILFAIVNPVGSVPLFLQLTHKMPPEDRKKAFGTAVWTALVILFVFILAGQGMLTYLFRITANDLQAAGGLLLLIIAIDHLVFGALAKSVMSEDGAGAHQIGAVPIACPILAGPGAMMTAFMNYMNHGFAVAALSIVIVMALTALVLSFIDTIYRTLGKVVCLVLSKIMCLFLAAIGIHLLMTGLQPYLQ; encoded by the coding sequence ATGAACTGGACCGCATTGATTGAATCCACCCTGATCCTCTTTGCCATCGTGAATCCGGTGGGGAGTGTGCCGTTGTTCCTTCAGTTGACGCACAAGATGCCGCCGGAGGACCGGAAGAAGGCGTTCGGCACGGCGGTGTGGACGGCACTGGTGATCTTGTTCGTGTTTATCCTGGCGGGGCAGGGGATGTTGACGTATCTGTTCCGCATCACGGCCAATGATCTGCAGGCGGCGGGCGGGTTATTGTTGTTGATCATCGCGATCGACCACCTGGTATTCGGGGCGCTGGCGAAAAGCGTGATGTCCGAGGACGGGGCCGGGGCGCATCAGATAGGCGCGGTGCCGATCGCCTGCCCGATCCTGGCCGGGCCCGGGGCGATGATGACGGCGTTCATGAATTACATGAATCACGGCTTCGCGGTGGCGGCGCTGTCCATCGTGATCGTGATGGCGCTGACCGCGCTGGTGTTGTCTTTCATCGACACGATCTACCGGACGCTGGGCAAGGTGGTGTGCCTGGTGCTGTCCAAGATCATGTGCCTGTTCCTCGCCGCCATCGGCATTCATCTGTTGATGACCGGGCTTCAGCCGTATCTGCAATGA
- a CDS encoding mobile mystery protein B — MVNNIQYPEGATPLDPDEMEGLKLGHIATREELNRFEQDNIGAALQWLANRRKSDILTEKFIKTLHQKMFGKVWRWAGSFRRSGKNVGVDWPQIPAQLHTLLQDVRYWIEHGTYSPDEIAARFHHKLVWIHLFANGNGRHARLMTDLLLEDVLKQEPFTWNVGDIDAEDRDLYVRALRKADDHDYSMLLEYVRKRHG, encoded by the coding sequence ATGGTGAATAATATTCAATATCCCGAAGGCGCCACCCCGCTTGACCCGGATGAAATGGAGGGGTTGAAGCTGGGGCATATCGCCACCCGTGAAGAGCTGAACCGTTTTGAACAGGACAATATCGGTGCAGCCCTGCAGTGGCTGGCCAATCGGCGCAAGAGCGATATTTTGACGGAAAAGTTTATCAAGACATTGCATCAAAAGATGTTCGGCAAGGTCTGGCGCTGGGCGGGATCGTTCAGGCGTTCCGGTAAGAACGTCGGTGTCGATTGGCCGCAAATCCCCGCGCAGTTGCACACGTTGTTGCAGGATGTCCGCTATTGGATCGAGCACGGAACATATTCTCCGGATGAGATCGCCGCGCGGTTTCATCATAAGCTGGTTTGGATCCATCTGTTCGCCAACGGCAACGGCCGCCACGCGCGCTTGATGACGGACCTGCTTTTGGAAGATGTGCTCAAGCAGGAGCCGTTTACCTGGAATGTCGGCGATATTGACGCGGAGGACAGGGATCTTTATGTGCGAGCGTTGAGGAAGGCGGATGACCATGATTATTCGATGCTGTTGGAATACGTTCGCAAACGGCATGGATAG
- a CDS encoding mobile mystery protein A, producing the protein MTSWERKVVREQLDKRLAVFRNFLDPVMPSQGWVKSIREALGLSTAQLGQRVGIDQSRISRLENAEKNGDLKLSSLQKIAKGLNMKFVYGFVPEDTLDAMVRAQARRIALKRLKLLDNTMRLEKQSLSGEDQKKALDDMIEKIVIDPPKDFWDQDGE; encoded by the coding sequence ATGACGTCCTGGGAAAGAAAAGTTGTTCGTGAGCAGTTGGACAAAAGATTGGCTGTTTTCCGGAATTTTCTTGATCCGGTCATGCCGTCGCAAGGATGGGTCAAGTCCATCCGCGAGGCCCTGGGATTATCCACAGCGCAGTTAGGGCAACGGGTGGGGATCGATCAATCGCGCATTTCCCGTTTGGAAAATGCGGAAAAGAACGGTGATCTGAAACTGTCCTCGCTGCAGAAGATCGCCAAAGGTTTGAACATGAAGTTTGTCTATGGTTTTGTGCCGGAGGATACGCTGGATGCGATGGTCAGGGCCCAGGCCAGGCGCATCGCGCTAAAGCGGCTGAAGCTGCTGGACAATACCATGCGGCTGGAAAAACAATCCCTGTCCGGGGAGGACCAGAAAAAGGCCCTGGACGATATGATCGAGAAGATCGTGATCGACCCGCCGAAGGATTTTTGGGACCAGGATGGTGAATAA
- a CDS encoding Fis family transcriptional regulator, with product MKNKHIGSKFDDFLKEENLLEEAQAAAIKRVIAFQIQKIMEQQHITKSEMTARMQIKSRTQLDRLLDPENVSVTLLTLEKAANALGKKLKIQLA from the coding sequence ATGAAAAATAAACATATCGGCAGTAAGTTTGATGATTTTTTGAAGGAAGAGAATCTCTTGGAAGAAGCGCAGGCCGCAGCTATCAAGCGCGTCATCGCCTTTCAAATCCAGAAGATCATGGAGCAACAGCACATCACGAAAAGTGAAATGACGGCGAGGATGCAGATCAAAAGCAGGACGCAGTTGGACCGGCTTTTGGACCCCGAAAACGTGTCGGTCACCCTCCTGACACTGGAAAAAGCCGCAAACGCCCTTGGGAAAAAGTTAAAAATACAATTGGCATAA
- a CDS encoding type II toxin-antitoxin system RelE/ParE family toxin — MDRSSPLQVVFYATETGHEPVREWLKSLLKEEKKAIGEDIKTVQFGWPIGMPVVKKLEKGIWEVRTELNNKISRILFTVYEENIVLLHGFIKKSQKTPGEDLDLARKRARDVRGG; from the coding sequence ATGGACAGAAGCAGCCCATTACAGGTGGTCTTTTACGCAACGGAGACAGGTCATGAACCAGTCAGGGAATGGCTGAAATCTTTGTTGAAGGAAGAGAAGAAAGCGATAGGTGAGGACATTAAAACTGTGCAATTTGGGTGGCCGATTGGCATGCCTGTTGTTAAGAAGCTGGAAAAAGGGATTTGGGAAGTAAGGACTGAATTGAATAATAAGATTTCACGCATATTATTCACGGTTTATGAGGAAAATATAGTGCTGTTGCACGGGTTTATTAAAAAAAGCCAGAAAACCCCCGGGGAAGATCTGGATCTGGCCCGGAAGCGCGCGAGAGACGTCAGGGGAGGATAG